Proteins encoded together in one Lathyrus oleraceus cultivar Zhongwan6 chromosome 5, CAAS_Psat_ZW6_1.0, whole genome shotgun sequence window:
- the LOC127080781 gene encoding DNA-directed RNA polymerase subunit beta: MQRQSVPLSRSKKCIVGTGLERQVALDSGVPAIAEHEGKIVYNNTHNILLFGSGNALSIPLIIYQCSNKNTCRHQKSQVQKGKCVKKGQILADGAATVGGELALGKNILVAYMP, from the coding sequence ATGCAACGTCAATCAGTTCCTCTTTCTCGGTCCAAAAAATGCATTGTTGGAACTGGATTGGAACGCCAAGTGGCCTTAGATTCGGGAGTTCCCGCTATAGCTGAACACGAAGGAAAGATTGTTTATAATAATACTCATAATATTCTTTTATTTGGAAGTGGGAATGCTCTAAGTATTCCATTAATTATATATCAATGTTCCAACAAAAATACTTGCAGGCATCAAAAATCTCAGGTTCAGAAAGGTAAATGCGTAAAAAAGGGACAAATTTTAGCAGATGGTGCTGCTACAGTTGGTGGTGAACTTGCTTTGGGAAAAAACATATTAGTAGCTTATATGCCATGA